One part of the Balneolaceae bacterium genome encodes these proteins:
- the ndhC gene encoding NADH-quinone oxidoreductase subunit A, producing MFEQYLPIFVLLGVAFVLAFAFMALSRFLGPHRPNSVKLKPYESGMDPVGQAKDRYSIAFYLVAMEFIVFDLEVVFVYPWAVRFLDLGTGTFVAMTVFIVILFIGLIYTLKKGTLDWDMKNFKYEALKK from the coding sequence ATGTTTGAGCAATATTTACCAATTTTTGTACTACTCGGCGTTGCATTCGTGTTGGCATTTGCCTTTATGGCGCTCTCCCGATTTCTCGGTCCGCACCGACCCAATTCTGTAAAACTTAAACCCTATGAGAGTGGGATGGATCCGGTTGGCCAGGCGAAAGACCGTTATTCAATTGCTTTCTATCTTGTAGCCATGGAGTTCATTGTTTTTGATCTTGAAGTTGTATTTGTTTATCCGTGGGCTGTTCGTTTTTTAGATTTGGGAACAGGAACGTTTGTAGCAATGACAGTATTTATTGTAATACTGTTTATAGGTCTGATTTATACTCTCAAGAAGGGTACATTAGACTGGGACATGAAAAATTTTAAATATGAGGCTTTGAAAAAGTAA
- a CDS encoding molybdopterin-dependent oxidoreductase, whose translation MPEIVIDGQTYEFEGEHKLLQFIQDLGKEVPFFCYHPAMSIPANCRQCLVKVGQYVKDKETGEYELDEDGNKEIRWFPKLQTSCNFSIADDMVVHTQETDDLVKRAQKDNLEFILINHPLDCPICDQAGECPLQIQTYKYGPEGSRFEVKKVHKPKHVQLGPRVTLDAERCINCTRCTRFTEEISKTNQLTITSRGDKNYPTTAPGRTFDDPYSLNTVDICPVGALTSSDFRFKARVWEMNQTPSIDITNGKGSNIDLWTRDNLILRITPRHNEEVNDHWIPDEARDAYKLFNENRISRPIQKLDGEQILSSWNNAIATFNEQVADTENDKILIIGSPHASVEENYILSKYANLSGINQPVFTPNTEDGKGDGFLITDDLAPNTTGCKLLNLKEENASDIKKSVKNAELVIVLSDHLLDRGVLSEEDFDDKFVIVFATNHSDTTKAADLVVPITTAAEHAASYVNIDGRIQRTFPAKETKYTNRRLDLEMSEGRLDRYGTSFDNWRTEENKIDCLPLWRFMAEVAEQSGIEVVFNSGREILEEISELNEAFSGVGYPEMDENGGIQLTAEESKKTKA comes from the coding sequence ATGCCCGAAATAGTCATTGACGGTCAGACATACGAATTTGAAGGAGAGCACAAGCTGCTCCAGTTTATTCAGGATCTCGGGAAAGAAGTACCCTTCTTCTGTTACCATCCGGCAATGTCCATCCCGGCAAACTGCCGCCAGTGTTTGGTGAAAGTTGGTCAGTATGTGAAGGACAAAGAGACCGGTGAGTATGAATTAGATGAAGATGGAAATAAGGAAATTCGGTGGTTCCCCAAACTTCAGACTTCCTGTAATTTCAGCATAGCTGATGATATGGTGGTACACACACAGGAAACCGACGACCTTGTAAAACGGGCACAAAAAGATAACCTGGAATTTATATTGATCAATCATCCACTGGATTGCCCGATTTGTGATCAGGCCGGTGAATGCCCGCTTCAAATCCAGACTTATAAATATGGTCCTGAAGGAAGCAGATTTGAAGTGAAGAAAGTACACAAACCGAAGCATGTACAGCTCGGCCCTCGGGTAACACTGGATGCAGAACGATGCATCAACTGTACCCGATGTACGCGATTTACCGAGGAGATCAGTAAGACAAACCAGTTAACAATCACCTCTCGCGGGGATAAGAATTACCCTACAACTGCACCCGGACGTACATTTGATGATCCATACTCATTAAATACCGTTGATATCTGTCCTGTTGGTGCACTTACCTCATCTGATTTTAGATTCAAAGCCCGGGTTTGGGAGATGAATCAAACTCCAAGTATAGATATTACGAATGGAAAAGGATCAAATATTGACCTTTGGACCCGCGATAATCTCATACTGAGAATAACACCACGACATAATGAAGAGGTAAATGATCACTGGATTCCCGATGAGGCTCGTGATGCTTACAAATTGTTTAATGAAAACAGGATCTCACGACCCATCCAAAAACTTGATGGAGAACAAATTCTGTCTTCCTGGAACAACGCAATTGCCACTTTCAATGAACAGGTAGCAGATACGGAAAATGATAAAATCTTGATTATTGGTAGTCCTCATGCTTCGGTTGAAGAGAATTACATCCTCAGCAAGTATGCGAACTTATCAGGTATCAATCAGCCCGTATTTACACCAAATACAGAAGATGGTAAAGGCGACGGATTTTTGATTACAGATGATCTTGCACCAAACACAACCGGCTGCAAGCTGCTGAATCTCAAAGAAGAGAATGCCTCAGACATTAAAAAATCAGTAAAAAATGCTGAACTGGTTATTGTTTTAAGTGATCATCTGCTGGATCGCGGGGTTCTCTCTGAAGAAGATTTTGACGATAAATTTGTGATCGTTTTTGCAACGAATCATTCCGATACAACTAAGGCCGCTGATCTTGTCGTGCCAATCACAACTGCTGCCGAACATGCAGCAAGTTATGTGAATATTGACGGCCGAATTCAGCGAACGTTCCCGGCAAAAGAGACAAAATACACCAACCGCCGGCTCGATCTCGAGATGTCTGAAGGCCGCCTGGACCGCTATGGAACAAGCTTTGATAACTGGCGAACAGAAGAGAATAAGATCGACTGTTTACCACTTTGGCGATTCATGGCTGAAGTAGCCGAGCAAAGCGGAATAGAAGTTGTATTTAATTCCGGACGCGAAATTCTGGAAGAGATAAGTGAATTAAATGAAGCATTTTCTGGCGTTGGCTATCCTGAAATGGATGAAAACGGTGGTATTCAATTAACCGCAGAAGAATCTAAAAAAACGAAAGCGTAA
- the nuoB gene encoding NADH-quinone oxidoreductase subunit NuoB — translation MGIESALGKGYLTTRMDTLVNWARSNAAWPMPMGLACCAIEMMAFAGPRYDAARFGSEVMRFSPRQADVMIVAGWCTYKMSHAIRRIWDQMPDPKWCIAMGACASTGGMHRCYGVVQGCDNFLPVDAYISGCPPRPDAVLHALMKIQDKIKTEHSVMLDT, via the coding sequence ATGGGAATAGAAAGCGCACTTGGAAAAGGCTATTTAACAACCCGAATGGATACGCTCGTAAACTGGGCAAGATCCAACGCGGCTTGGCCCATGCCGATGGGCCTGGCGTGTTGTGCCATCGAGATGATGGCCTTTGCTGGTCCACGATACGATGCAGCAAGATTCGGTTCAGAAGTAATGCGGTTCTCTCCGCGACAGGCCGATGTAATGATTGTTGCCGGTTGGTGTACATATAAAATGTCTCACGCTATCCGGAGGATTTGGGACCAGATGCCCGATCCGAAATGGTGTATCGCAATGGGAGCATGTGCATCCACGGGTGGCATGCACCGATGTTATGGAGTAGTTCAGGGTTGTGATAACTTCCTTCCTGTTGATGCTTACATATCCGGTTGCCCCCCACGCCCTGATGCCGTTCTTCACGCATTGATGAAAATACAGGACAAAATTAAAACAGAGCATTCTGTAATGCTCGATACCTGA
- a CDS encoding glycoside hydrolase family 95 protein — protein MKFYNFYLFILGFIITFNSIFAASTEAKHTNQSTEFDDSQVLWYEQPAAEWIEALPIGNGHFGAMIFGDPTHERIQLNEDSLWPADDNWGLAEGDPEDLERVRQFLIEGNNVQADSLFVEKFLNKGVTRSHQTMGDLYIDFDTESYENYRRWLNLENAVFESEFTVNGDKIHQRAIASHPHDGIFIEYSTTSDEGLSATITMSRPDDQGHQTAHTFLEEQALVMQGEITQYGGEFKGQERPITHGVKFDTRLKVDHTGGEVLYHDDSIEFK, from the coding sequence ATGAAGTTCTACAATTTTTACCTCTTTATTTTAGGATTTATAATCACATTTAACAGCATATTTGCTGCATCGACAGAAGCGAAACATACAAATCAAAGCACAGAATTTGATGACTCGCAGGTTCTTTGGTATGAGCAACCCGCTGCAGAGTGGATTGAAGCATTACCAATTGGAAACGGCCACTTCGGTGCAATGATATTTGGTGATCCAACCCATGAACGAATTCAACTGAATGAAGACAGTTTGTGGCCGGCTGATGACAATTGGGGACTTGCCGAAGGTGATCCTGAAGACCTCGAAAGGGTACGTCAATTTTTGATTGAGGGTAATAACGTTCAGGCAGATTCTCTGTTTGTAGAAAAATTTCTGAACAAAGGAGTGACACGATCCCATCAAACAATGGGCGACCTGTATATTGATTTTGATACAGAAAGCTATGAAAATTACAGACGATGGCTCAATCTGGAGAACGCCGTTTTTGAATCTGAATTCACAGTTAATGGTGATAAAATCCATCAGCGGGCAATCGCATCACATCCACATGATGGAATATTTATTGAATACTCTACCACCTCAGATGAGGGACTTTCTGCGACAATAACAATGAGCCGGCCGGATGATCAAGGCCATCAAACCGCTCACACATTTTTGGAAGAACAGGCATTGGTCATGCAGGGAGAGATCACACAGTATGGCGGAGAGTTTAAGGGACAGGAAAGGCCCATTACCCACGGAGTAAAATTTGATACCCGCCTGAAAGTTGATCACACCGGGGGCGAAGTACTTTACCACGACGATTCCATCGAGTTTAAATAA
- a CDS encoding stomatin-like protein: protein MQILNSISQVLLALFSVYVMFQFVRAIRLVPNQFNFIVERLGNYHKTLGAGFHALVPFIDKVVYKQDLREETIEVEPQECFTKDNVKVEVDGVIYISVMDPVNASYGVTDYRYAAVQLAQTTTRSVIGVMDLDETFEERAKMSKEVVEVLSEMERPWGIKVHRYEIKNIMTPRTVQNAMERQMTAERDRRAVIAKSEGVKGSKINDAEGMRTEIINISEAAMQRRINEAEGTAQEIEAIAEATASSIEQIADALSQDKGKEAMQLQLAEKYLDVLEGLGRDENDIILPKDITNYDALMEGLSLDKMVMGSNPEKKK from the coding sequence ATGCAGATTCTAAATTCAATCAGCCAGGTATTGTTGGCGCTTTTTTCTGTCTATGTGATGTTTCAATTTGTTCGGGCGATACGCCTGGTGCCCAACCAATTCAATTTTATCGTAGAGCGGCTTGGTAATTATCATAAAACGCTCGGAGCCGGCTTTCATGCTCTTGTGCCCTTTATTGATAAGGTGGTGTACAAGCAGGATTTGAGAGAGGAAACCATTGAGGTGGAACCGCAGGAGTGTTTCACCAAAGATAATGTAAAGGTGGAAGTGGATGGTGTGATCTACATCAGTGTGATGGACCCGGTCAATGCCAGTTACGGCGTAACCGATTATCGGTATGCGGCCGTTCAGCTTGCGCAGACTACAACCCGGTCCGTAATCGGTGTGATGGATCTGGATGAAACCTTTGAAGAACGGGCCAAAATGAGTAAGGAAGTAGTGGAGGTGCTCAGCGAAATGGAGCGCCCGTGGGGAATTAAAGTCCACCGGTATGAAATTAAGAATATCATGACTCCCCGAACGGTACAAAACGCGATGGAACGGCAGATGACGGCGGAGCGAGATCGCCGGGCTGTGATTGCAAAATCGGAAGGAGTGAAAGGTTCAAAAATTAATGATGCAGAGGGGATGCGTACGGAGATTATCAACATCTCAGAGGCAGCTATGCAGCGGCGAATCAACGAAGCTGAAGGTACAGCGCAGGAGATTGAAGCGATTGCTGAAGCCACGGCAAGTTCCATTGAACAGATTGCCGATGCACTTTCTCAAGACAAAGGAAAAGAAGCGATGCAGCTACAACTTGCTGAGAAGTATCTTGACGTTTTGGAAGGCCTCGGCAGGGATGAGAACGATATTATCCTGCCCAAAGATATCACCAATTACGATGCATTAATGGAGGGCTTGTCATTGGATAAAATGGTGATGGGTTCTAATCCAGAGAAGAAAAAGTGA
- a CDS encoding alpha/beta hydrolase has product MLHKSLRQFIVIVICILPFLQSCGEAETQSNLQVEEGTVSINGTEIYYNKVGEGEPIIVVHGGPVLDHGYLERSFEPLSEHYELLYFDQRLSGRSSADVDSTDITLDNFVEDIEALRQEFNYEKVHLMAHSWGGLLAMKYAIKYPSNLNSLILLNTMPANTEDWRKESQIVARRTSAEDSLRRSEIMSSELFQTNPPEAIEQLLVLSFRNQFKDPSLTDSLDFYIPEDYMIRSQRFGYLMAELSNYNLYAELDSLDIPTLLVYGSNEPAVDISGKNLNSTFPNSQLSVIQNSGHFPFIEQPNQFFEIIQSFLDTLE; this is encoded by the coding sequence ATGCTACATAAATCATTGCGGCAATTTATTGTCATTGTAATTTGTATTCTTCCGTTTCTGCAATCATGTGGTGAAGCAGAAACTCAGTCCAATCTGCAAGTTGAAGAAGGAACGGTATCCATCAACGGGACGGAAATTTACTACAACAAGGTGGGAGAGGGAGAGCCGATTATCGTTGTTCACGGCGGACCGGTGTTGGATCATGGATATCTTGAACGTTCTTTTGAACCGCTTTCCGAACATTACGAGCTTCTCTATTTTGATCAACGGCTGAGCGGCAGATCATCCGCGGATGTGGACAGTACCGACATAACACTGGACAATTTTGTGGAGGATATCGAAGCCCTTCGGCAAGAGTTCAACTATGAAAAGGTGCACCTGATGGCACATTCCTGGGGCGGCTTGCTGGCGATGAAGTATGCAATCAAATATCCATCAAACCTGAATTCCCTGATTTTGTTGAACACGATGCCGGCGAACACGGAAGACTGGCGGAAGGAATCGCAAATAGTTGCCCGGAGAACATCGGCAGAAGACAGTCTTAGGCGTAGTGAGATTATGAGTTCGGAGCTCTTTCAAACCAATCCGCCCGAAGCTATCGAGCAACTGCTGGTTCTGTCATTTCGAAATCAATTTAAAGATCCTTCGCTGACTGATAGCCTGGATTTTTACATCCCGGAAGATTATATGATTCGCAGCCAGCGATTTGGATATTTAATGGCAGAACTCTCGAACTATAATCTGTATGCGGAATTAGATTCACTGGACATACCAACACTATTAGTGTATGGAAGTAATGAACCTGCAGTTGACATTAGTGGTAAAAACCTGAATTCGACTTTTCCAAATTCTCAATTGTCAGTCATTCAAAATTCAGGTCACTTTCCATTTATCGAGCAACCAAATCAGTTTTTTGAGATAATTCAATCATTTCTTGATACGTTAGAGTAA
- the nuoF gene encoding NADH-quinone oxidoreductase subunit NuoF, with product MSTPDWKDFEPVLIPDIPDLDQIDNYEKNGGYSALKSVFTDDEKWPDSKSVVNEVKEANIRGRGGAGFNAGLKWSFMPPSDGGERYLACNGDESEPGTFKDRKIFEYNPHIFIEGALIAAYAMEVTTIYVYIRGEYKSYIDIIEEAIQDAYDAGYIGKDILGSGRDIDFYVHSGAGAYICGEETSMLESLEGKRGYPRVKPPFPAQKGLWGRPTTINNVETLSHVPGVINNGADWFKNIGAENHPGPLLYGISGHVNRPGVYELPSGVPILDLIHDVAQGIKGGKKLKAVIPGGSSTPILRADQLDGITMDSDSLREVGTMLGTAGMVVMDEDTDMVDMLWRIAHFYHHESCGQCTPCREGTGWLEKVLLKIKNGEGEVKDLDLLLDVTTQMEGRTICALADAAAWPVRHTINRFRDEFEARCKKSVHAIA from the coding sequence ATGAGCACACCCGACTGGAAAGATTTTGAACCCGTCCTGATTCCTGACATTCCAGACCTGGATCAGATTGATAATTATGAAAAGAACGGCGGATATTCGGCCCTGAAATCTGTATTTACAGACGACGAAAAATGGCCGGATTCAAAAAGTGTAGTTAACGAAGTAAAAGAAGCAAATATCCGCGGGCGTGGTGGTGCTGGTTTTAATGCAGGTTTAAAATGGTCGTTTATGCCCCCGTCTGATGGCGGTGAAAGATATCTGGCATGTAATGGAGATGAATCTGAACCAGGTACGTTCAAAGACAGAAAGATTTTTGAATACAACCCTCATATTTTTATTGAGGGTGCCTTGATCGCGGCTTACGCAATGGAAGTCACCACGATCTATGTATATATACGTGGTGAATACAAATCCTACATCGATATAATTGAGGAGGCGATACAGGATGCATATGATGCCGGATATATCGGCAAAGATATTTTAGGATCCGGACGAGACATCGACTTTTATGTTCACTCCGGTGCTGGTGCGTATATCTGTGGTGAAGAGACATCCATGCTTGAATCCCTCGAAGGAAAACGTGGATACCCAAGAGTAAAGCCTCCCTTCCCTGCACAAAAAGGACTTTGGGGACGGCCAACAACCATTAATAATGTTGAGACACTGTCTCATGTACCCGGGGTAATCAACAACGGGGCGGACTGGTTCAAAAACATTGGTGCCGAGAATCATCCCGGACCGCTGCTTTACGGAATCTCAGGACATGTAAACCGTCCCGGCGTGTATGAATTGCCCTCCGGTGTTCCAATTCTTGATTTGATTCATGATGTGGCACAGGGCATAAAAGGCGGAAAGAAATTGAAAGCAGTGATTCCGGGCGGATCATCAACACCCATTTTACGAGCCGATCAACTTGACGGAATTACCATGGATAGCGACTCCCTCCGGGAAGTAGGTACCATGCTGGGGACAGCCGGAATGGTTGTGATGGATGAGGACACCGATATGGTGGACATGCTGTGGAGAATCGCCCATTTTTATCATCATGAATCCTGCGGACAATGTACACCATGCCGTGAGGGTACAGGTTGGCTTGAAAAAGTTTTGTTAAAAATTAAAAATGGTGAAGGTGAAGTAAAAGATTTAGATCTCTTACTTGATGTTACCACACAGATGGAAGGTCGTACAATTTGTGCCCTGGCTGATGCAGCCGCATGGCCCGTCCGGCACACCATCAACCGTTTCCGGGATGAGTTTGAAGCCCGCTGTAAGAAAAGCGTTCACGCTATCGCGTGA
- the nuoD gene encoding NADH dehydrogenase (quinone) subunit D produces MKLKDIQSKVQPTFFKEHQRKLYQSLEDKHTTIEEIDDGDPLSTKMVLNMGPQHPATHGVLRLVLQLDGETIEKTKIDIGYLHRGVEKIAENKTYQEFMPYTDRMDYLSPYSNNVALCTAVEKIANVEVPERAHYIRMIGCELARISSHLLWLGTMVMDAGAVSFFIWTFKEREKIYDIMDRIGGHRFTISHARIGGVANDLTNEATGAIKEFIQTFPKELKDYHKLLDRNRIFIERNEAVGVLKTEDAIELGATGPVLRACGYPVDTRKISPYARYSEVDFDIPTRLEGDNLARYFVRMEEMHESVRIIEQCLEKIPNGPIRMDDAKKSYPSKDEVYYSMEGMIHDFMMTDTGICPPEGAESYHAVESPKGELGYYIQSDGTGHPWRLKINAPSYTNLQVLENILDGEMVADTVVIIGGIDPVLGEADK; encoded by the coding sequence ATGAAATTAAAAGACATACAAAGCAAGGTACAACCCACATTTTTCAAGGAGCATCAGAGAAAACTCTACCAAAGCCTTGAAGATAAGCACACCACGATCGAGGAGATTGATGATGGTGATCCACTCTCCACCAAGATGGTTCTTAACATGGGACCACAGCATCCGGCTACGCATGGAGTTCTTCGATTGGTTCTGCAATTGGATGGCGAAACCATTGAAAAAACAAAAATTGATATTGGATATCTGCATCGTGGAGTTGAAAAAATTGCAGAGAATAAGACCTACCAGGAATTCATGCCTTACACAGACCGCATGGATTACCTGTCTCCTTACAGTAATAATGTGGCGCTTTGTACTGCCGTTGAAAAAATTGCAAATGTAGAAGTACCGGAACGGGCTCATTATATACGTATGATCGGTTGCGAACTCGCCCGAATTTCTTCTCACCTTCTCTGGCTTGGAACCATGGTGATGGATGCCGGAGCCGTCTCATTTTTCATCTGGACATTTAAGGAGAGGGAAAAAATTTATGATATCATGGACCGGATTGGCGGTCACCGTTTTACTATTTCTCATGCCCGGATTGGTGGTGTGGCAAATGATCTGACGAATGAAGCAACCGGTGCAATCAAAGAATTTATTCAAACCTTTCCGAAAGAGTTGAAAGACTATCACAAGCTTTTGGATCGGAATAGAATTTTTATTGAAAGAAATGAAGCCGTTGGTGTTTTAAAAACTGAAGATGCTATAGAATTAGGAGCTACAGGACCGGTTTTAAGGGCTTGTGGTTATCCGGTTGACACGAGAAAAATTTCTCCTTATGCACGGTATTCGGAAGTTGATTTTGACATACCAACGCGGCTTGAAGGCGATAACCTCGCACGATATTTTGTACGGATGGAGGAGATGCATGAAAGTGTAAGAATTATAGAGCAGTGTCTCGAAAAGATACCAAACGGCCCCATTCGAATGGACGACGCAAAAAAATCATATCCCTCTAAAGATGAAGTGTATTACTCTATGGAAGGTATGATTCACGATTTTATGATGACAGACACCGGTATTTGTCCACCTGAAGGTGCTGAAAGTTACCATGCTGTTGAATCTCCGAAAGGTGAACTTGGATATTATATTCAAAGTGATGGTACTGGCCATCCCTGGAGACTAAAGATTAACGCTCCTTCCTACACCAATCTGCAGGTTCTTGAAAATATTTTGGACGGAGAAATGGTGGCAGACACCGTTGTAATTATTGGTGGAATTGATCCTGTACTTGGAGAAGCTGACAAATAA
- the nuoH gene encoding NADH-quinone oxidoreductase subunit NuoH, with amino-acid sequence MAEVTLTSFIVLGVALFMLLNSAAIAVYAERRVAAFIQNRMGPNRVGPAGLLQPIADVLKLLLKEDVTPTEGNKFIHTVAPMIPVITALMTVAVIPFGEGLYATNINASVLYLLAVASLGVYGVTLAGWSSNSKYSLLGGLRAAAQMISYELPLGMAVASVVIFVGSLRVVDIAAYQETWWFVFLNPLGAIIFIIAAFAESNRTPFDLVEAEQELVGGFHTEYSSMKFGMFFLAEYMHVVINSMLMTTFFFGAYHLPFAGYWLPELSPLVKGILDVSVFTIKTGFFIFLFIWVRWTIPRFKYNQVMKLGWSRLLPLSILNFIVIAGILFLIYG; translated from the coding sequence ATGGCAGAAGTTACATTAACATCTTTCATAGTACTGGGCGTGGCACTATTCATGCTCTTAAACTCTGCAGCAATTGCAGTATATGCTGAACGCAGAGTTGCAGCCTTTATTCAAAACCGTATGGGACCTAACAGGGTTGGTCCGGCAGGTTTACTTCAGCCCATAGCGGATGTTTTAAAACTACTTTTAAAAGAGGATGTTACACCTACAGAAGGCAACAAGTTTATCCACACAGTTGCCCCGATGATACCTGTAATAACCGCATTGATGACGGTAGCCGTAATTCCATTTGGCGAAGGACTTTACGCAACAAACATCAATGCAAGTGTACTTTATCTTCTTGCTGTAGCCTCTCTTGGTGTTTATGGGGTTACGCTTGCAGGCTGGTCATCCAATAGTAAATATTCTCTTCTTGGAGGTTTACGGGCGGCAGCTCAAATGATCAGTTATGAATTACCACTTGGAATGGCAGTTGCATCTGTTGTAATCTTTGTTGGTTCTCTTCGCGTAGTTGATATTGCCGCCTACCAGGAAACCTGGTGGTTCGTATTTCTGAACCCGCTGGGTGCAATTATTTTTATTATTGCTGCTTTTGCTGAAAGTAACCGAACGCCTTTCGATCTGGTTGAGGCGGAACAGGAACTTGTCGGCGGATTCCACACAGAGTACAGCTCCATGAAATTCGGAATGTTTTTTCTCGCTGAGTATATGCACGTTGTGATCAACTCCATGCTGATGACCACCTTCTTCTTTGGCGCTTACCATCTTCCTTTTGCCGGTTACTGGCTCCCTGAACTCTCACCTCTTGTTAAAGGTATTCTCGATGTATCGGTCTTCACGATTAAAACCGGGTTTTTCATATTCCTGTTTATCTGGGTACGATGGACCATTCCACGATTCAAATATAACCAGGTGATGAAACTGGGCTGGTCTCGATTACTGCCGCTGAGTATTCTCAACTTTATAGTGATTGCAGGTATATTATTCTTGATTTACGGATAA
- a CDS encoding four helix bundle protein translates to MRKEELIKRTKLFAHRCVKLAVALPKTALGNHIKGQLIRCSTSVAANYRAACHGQTKAVFIHKIGIVIEEADESEFWLEFIVDEKLKSKKLVEHLRKEAYELTSIFIKSRITAQQNL, encoded by the coding sequence ATGAGAAAAGAAGAATTAATAAAACGAACAAAATTATTTGCCCATAGATGTGTAAAATTGGCTGTCGCTTTACCGAAGACTGCTTTAGGAAATCACATTAAAGGACAGTTAATACGATGTAGTACATCCGTTGCTGCAAATTATAGAGCTGCATGTCATGGACAAACGAAAGCAGTTTTTATACACAAGATCGGTATTGTCATAGAAGAAGCGGATGAATCTGAATTCTGGTTAGAATTTATTGTTGATGAAAAATTGAAATCTAAAAAATTAGTGGAACACTTAAGAAAAGAAGCTTATGAACTGACTTCAATTTTTATCAAATCCAGGATAACAGCCCAACAAAATTTATAG
- a CDS encoding NADH-quinone oxidoreductase subunit C — translation MSLELSEHLQSTVDSLSENFSDKLVDVYQSSGDTFIVVDTDSILEISKHLKEKLDYVYLSDVFGIDRYTSEDRFEVVYNLISLKHQQRVFVKVRCEEENPEVDSVIPVWKAANWFEREVYDMFGVYFRNHPDLRRIFMPEDFDYFPLRKEFPLLGIPGSIELPSTTPDSD, via the coding sequence ATGAGCTTAGAATTATCAGAACATCTTCAATCAACCGTTGATTCTTTATCCGAAAACTTTTCTGATAAACTTGTAGACGTTTATCAATCTTCGGGTGATACATTTATTGTTGTAGATACCGACTCCATTCTTGAAATCAGTAAACATCTCAAAGAAAAATTAGATTACGTCTATTTAAGCGATGTTTTTGGCATTGACCGATATACATCAGAAGATCGATTTGAAGTTGTTTACAATCTAATTTCGCTCAAGCATCAACAAAGAGTTTTTGTAAAAGTGCGCTGCGAGGAAGAAAATCCGGAAGTAGATTCTGTTATTCCGGTCTGGAAAGCGGCAAACTGGTTTGAGCGAGAGGTATACGATATGTTTGGTGTCTATTTCAGAAATCACCCCGATCTGCGCAGAATTTTCATGCCGGAAGATTTTGATTACTTCCCATTGAGAAAAGAGTTTCCGCTTTTGGGAATTCCCGGCTCTATTGAATTACCGAGTACAACGCCCGATTCCGATTAA
- a CDS encoding NAD(P)H-dependent oxidoreductase subunit E produces the protein MAYEFTKEDLEEIEQLKTKYPEVKPVTLPALWIAQNRFGHVNPEVQKLVAETLDLPEAHVHGVATFYTQYYKEEKGKYVLDVCTCLSCQLCGGYDILHYLEDKLGIKKGETTEDGMFTLNEVECLGACGYAPMLQVTNDKYVNHLTEEKVDKLVESLKNGEEPEYEKIGMPLRNNIK, from the coding sequence ATGGCATACGAATTCACAAAGGAAGACCTCGAAGAAATTGAACAACTCAAAACAAAGTACCCGGAAGTAAAACCGGTCACTTTACCAGCTCTCTGGATTGCTCAAAACCGTTTTGGTCATGTCAATCCCGAGGTGCAAAAACTGGTAGCTGAAACTCTTGACCTTCCTGAAGCACACGTTCATGGAGTTGCAACTTTCTACACTCAATATTATAAAGAGGAGAAAGGTAAATACGTATTAGATGTTTGTACTTGTCTGAGTTGCCAGCTTTGCGGCGGTTATGATATTCTGCACTATCTCGAGGATAAACTCGGCATTAAAAAAGGTGAAACAACCGAAGACGGAATGTTTACACTGAATGAAGTTGAATGCCTTGGTGCCTGTGGTTACGCTCCGATGTTACAGGTTACGAATGACAAGTATGTCAATCACCTTACCGAAGAAAAAGTAGATAAACTTGTTGAGTCTTTGAAAAATGGTGAGGAACCAGAGTATGAGAAAATCGGAATGCCACTGCGAAATAACATTAAATAG